The Peribacillus simplex genome contains the following window.
CACCGTTAAAGGGTATTGCAAGAAATTTTGATTTCTTGCTTAAGAGGGAAAAATGATGAGTTTTTCCAACTTGAGGTGGCACCGCGGTATACCGTCCTCTGCAGACACATATTTGTGTTTGCAGGGGATTTTTTTATGGATTTTCAATATACATTGGAGAACAAAAGGGTTTTCATCGGCAGTTTACATGATCGTTTAAGATTCAGGAGGGAATTGGGATGAACAATTTGGATGAAAAAAAAATACTTCGCTTTAAAATGGAAACAATTGAAGGGGATATTCATACACCCATCGCAATATTTCAAAAATTAGATGATGAACAGAAATTTTTATTGGAAAGTTCGAATTCGCATCATGACAACGGCCGCTACTCTTATCTAGGCTCAAACCCATACCTGGAGGTGACTTCACTTGCTGATCAAGTAATTGTGAAAGACCCTGAAACAGGTGACGAATTCGTAAAGAGCATCAATATCATCGAGTTTCTAAAAAGTGAATTGTTAGTGGAGATAGGTGAGGCCCCCGTACATCTTCCTCCATTTAATGGAGGCGCGATCGGATATATGGGTTATGATATCATTCGCCTATATGAAAATATTGGCCCGGTGCCTCCTGATTCTCTGCAGATGCCTGATGCACATTTTCTTTTTTTTAAAGAGCTGTATATATTCGACCATGTCCTGCAGAAGATTCATCTGTTGACCGCGGAAGAAGATGGTGAAAAAAGTTTATTGGGGATGAAGGAAAAAATCAATCAGGCAAGCAAACCGTCAAAAGAAATATCGTCGGAATATTTGGAATTCAATTCGAATTTCAGTCAGGATGAATTCGAGAAAATGGTCCTTGAAATTAAAGCGGCGATTGTGGCTGGTGAGGTGTTCCAAGTTGTTTTATCACAACGATTTAAGGCGGACTTCGATGGGGAGCCTTTCGATGCCTACCGTCGTCTGCGATTAGCTAACCCATCTCCTTATATGTTTTATATTGAATTTGGTGAATATACCATTATCGGGTCGTCTCCAGAAAGTTTGATCAATGTTTCATCAGGAATGGTTCATGTTAATCCCATTGCCGGTACACGGCCGAGAGGGAAAACGGATGAAGAAGATAAAGGCTTCGAAAAAAGCCTGCTGATGGATGAAAAGGAACTTGCCGAGCATAAGATGCTTGTTGATTTGGGTAGGAATGATCTTGGCAGGGTTTGCGAAATCGGTTCAATCCACCTTACCGAGGAAATGGAAATTCAAAGATATCAGCATGTCATGCATATTGCTTCAAAGGTTAGCGGAAAGCTTAGGGAAGGGTTCACGAGTTTAGATGCGCTGACGGTCTGCCTCCCTGCTGGGACAGTTTCGGGTGCTCCTAAAATCAGGGCAATGGAGCTGATTAATGAACTGGAAAATTGTAAACGCGGGATGTATTCGGGATCGATAGGATTCATAGGTTTTGGAGGGGATCTTGATATGGCTTTAGCCATTCGGACGATGATCATAAAAGATGGCAAGGCATATGTACAGGCAGGAGCAGGTATTGTATATGATTCAGATCCAAAAACGGAATATGAAGAAACACAAAATAAAGCACGCGCTCTTATGGAGGTTCACACAAAATGATTTTATTAATTGATAACTATGACTCTTTTACTTACAACTTATACCAATATTTAGGAGAAGTAGAAAATGAAATCTTAGTAAAAAGGAA
Protein-coding sequences here:
- the trpE gene encoding anthranilate synthase component I — encoded protein: MNNLDEKKILRFKMETIEGDIHTPIAIFQKLDDEQKFLLESSNSHHDNGRYSYLGSNPYLEVTSLADQVIVKDPETGDEFVKSINIIEFLKSELLVEIGEAPVHLPPFNGGAIGYMGYDIIRLYENIGPVPPDSLQMPDAHFLFFKELYIFDHVLQKIHLLTAEEDGEKSLLGMKEKINQASKPSKEISSEYLEFNSNFSQDEFEKMVLEIKAAIVAGEVFQVVLSQRFKADFDGEPFDAYRRLRLANPSPYMFYIEFGEYTIIGSSPESLINVSSGMVHVNPIAGTRPRGKTDEEDKGFEKSLLMDEKELAEHKMLVDLGRNDLGRVCEIGSIHLTEEMEIQRYQHVMHIASKVSGKLREGFTSLDALTVCLPAGTVSGAPKIRAMELINELENCKRGMYSGSIGFIGFGGDLDMALAIRTMIIKDGKAYVQAGAGIVYDSDPKTEYEETQNKARALMEVHTK